A window of the Streptomyces griseochromogenes genome harbors these coding sequences:
- a CDS encoding GNAT family N-acetyltransferase, which translates to MLRRAADPDSAAVADVWLRSYTAALPTVVRAHSDDEVRHYFREVVVPSQETWVAEADGAVVGMMVLDGDMLSQLYLDPDWRGRGIGDRFVALAKERCPDGLGLWTFQVITPAHRFYERHGFVAVEYTDGSANEEREPDVRYEWRSRAADVPGHGG; encoded by the coding sequence GTGCTGCGCCGGGCGGCCGACCCGGACTCCGCCGCCGTCGCCGATGTGTGGCTGCGCTCCTACACCGCCGCGTTGCCCACGGTGGTCCGGGCGCACTCCGACGACGAGGTGCGCCACTACTTCCGGGAGGTCGTGGTGCCGTCGCAGGAGACCTGGGTCGCGGAGGCGGACGGCGCCGTCGTGGGCATGATGGTGCTCGACGGGGACATGCTGTCCCAGCTGTACCTCGACCCCGACTGGCGCGGCCGCGGCATCGGCGACCGCTTCGTCGCCCTGGCCAAGGAGCGCTGTCCGGACGGGCTCGGCCTGTGGACCTTCCAGGTCATCACGCCCGCGCATCGCTTCTACGAACGGCACGGGTTCGTCGCCGTCGAGTACACGGACGGCAGCGCCAACGAGGAGCGGGAGCCGGACGTGCGGTACGAGTGGCGGTCGCGGGCCGCCGACGTCCCGGGTCACGGCGGCTAG